The Flavobacterium faecale genome has a segment encoding these proteins:
- a CDS encoding aldo/keto reductase, whose translation MQYNILPNTTIKVSEVCLGTMTFGQQNSEAEGHAQMDFALDKGVNFFDTAEMYSIPSHKETYGSTEKIIGTWFKKSKKREKVILASKIAGPNPNFTYMRDKVDFSPASLKYALDHSLRRLQTEYIDLYQLHWPERKTNYFGQHGFKVQSDEWEDNIHEVLTILDGFIKEGKIKAIGVSNENPWGLMRFLEESKYHNLPKISTVQNPYSLLNRQFEVGSAEVCHRENIGLLPYSPLGFGVLTGKFLEGISNHPKSRLNLFPQYNRYSSEQSVAATKMYHELAIKNGLTLTQLALAFINKQSYVTSTIIGATSIPQLKENIEAFSIKLSDDIIDDINAIHAMFPNPAP comes from the coding sequence ATGCAATACAATATACTGCCGAATACTACTATAAAAGTGAGCGAAGTCTGCTTGGGTACAATGACTTTTGGTCAACAAAACTCAGAAGCTGAAGGACATGCGCAAATGGATTTTGCCTTGGACAAAGGGGTTAATTTTTTTGATACCGCCGAGATGTATTCTATCCCTAGTCATAAGGAAACCTACGGAAGCACCGAAAAAATCATTGGTACCTGGTTCAAGAAATCCAAAAAACGTGAAAAAGTAATTTTGGCAAGCAAGATTGCTGGTCCAAATCCAAATTTCACCTACATGCGTGACAAAGTAGATTTTTCGCCTGCAAGCTTAAAGTATGCCTTGGATCATAGCCTTAGACGTTTACAAACAGAGTACATTGACTTGTACCAACTACATTGGCCAGAGCGCAAAACAAATTATTTTGGGCAACATGGTTTTAAAGTGCAATCTGATGAGTGGGAAGATAATATTCATGAGGTACTCACAATACTTGATGGATTTATAAAAGAGGGGAAGATTAAAGCAATTGGAGTCTCAAATGAAAATCCATGGGGTTTGATGCGCTTTTTGGAAGAAAGTAAGTACCATAATCTACCAAAAATTTCTACAGTTCAAAATCCATATTCTCTACTAAATCGTCAATTTGAAGTAGGATCAGCTGAGGTTTGTCATCGTGAAAATATTGGGTTATTGCCTTACTCTCCCTTAGGTTTTGGCGTTTTGACGGGCAAGTTTTTAGAAGGGATAAGCAATCATCCAAAATCGAGGCTAAATTTGTTTCCGCAGTACAATCGTTACAGCAGCGAGCAAAGTGTTGCGGCAACCAAAATGTATCACGAGTTAGCAATTAAAAATGGTTTGACTTTGACGCAATTGGCTCTTGCCTTTATAAACAAACAGTCTTATGTTACGAGTACAATTATTGGTGCAACGTCAATCCCACAGCTAAAAGAAAATATTGAAGCTTTTAGTATCAAACTTAGTGATGATATAATAGACGATATAAACGCTATTCATGCTATGTTTCCAAATCCGGCACCATAA
- a CDS encoding OmpA/MotB family protein, with the protein MIKNVSMGLLLLAMTSSCVSKKIYNELENKYTDLKKENRSLSDENANLLKAKNQLELDRDGLNADLAKVKAEREKLNADYAALNDKLSTLDASYKALEKNSSEALQANMGKNRDLLSQLDAKSKALAIEQERLNKSAQRLKELENLIAAKEESMRKLKETLSNALNGFEGKGLTVEQKNGKVYVSMENKLLFGSGSWSVGSEGRKAVVEVGKVLGDNPEIAVLIEGHTDDDPYVASGPIASNWDLSTKRATAIVAILSENKMINKQNLTAAGRGEFSPLASNATAEGKAKNRRIEIILTPRLDEISKMLNEIN; encoded by the coding sequence ATGATAAAAAATGTTTCTATGGGATTGTTGCTTTTGGCAATGACCAGTTCGTGTGTTTCAAAAAAGATATACAACGAGCTCGAAAATAAATATACAGATCTTAAAAAAGAAAACAGAAGCCTTTCTGACGAGAATGCTAATCTGCTAAAAGCAAAGAATCAATTGGAATTGGATCGTGACGGTTTGAATGCTGATTTGGCAAAAGTAAAAGCAGAACGTGAGAAACTAAATGCGGACTATGCTGCTCTTAATGATAAGTTGAGTACACTTGATGCTTCGTACAAGGCATTGGAGAAAAATAGTAGTGAAGCTTTACAAGCCAACATGGGTAAAAATCGTGATTTATTATCACAATTGGATGCCAAATCAAAAGCACTGGCAATCGAGCAAGAACGCTTGAATAAAAGTGCACAACGTTTGAAAGAGTTAGAAAATTTGATCGCTGCCAAGGAAGAAAGCATGCGCAAATTAAAAGAAACCTTGTCTAATGCCTTAAATGGTTTTGAAGGTAAAGGACTGACCGTAGAACAAAAAAACGGAAAAGTTTATGTGTCCATGGAAAACAAATTGCTTTTTGGGTCTGGAAGTTGGTCTGTAGGATCTGAAGGACGCAAAGCAGTTGTAGAAGTTGGTAAGGTACTAGGTGATAATCCTGAGATTGCAGTTTTGATCGAAGGACATACAGATGATGATCCTTATGTGGCATCGGGACCCATTGCAAGCAATTGGGATTTGTCTACCAAAAGAGCAACCGCTATCGTAGCTATTTTGAGTGAAAACAAAATGATCAATAAGCAAAATCTAACTGCTGCTGGCCGTGGAGAGTTTTCTCCTTTGGCTAGTAATGCTACCGCAGAAGGAAAAGCTAAAAATCGTAGAATCGAAATTATTTTGACTCCGAGATTGGATGAAATTTCGAAAATGCTGAATGAAATCAATTAA
- a CDS encoding exodeoxyribonuclease III — MKIISYNVNGIRAAISKGFIDWLQQANPDVICLQEIKATPEQVPLEDFVAAGYAYNYWFPATKKGYSGVAILSKTEPKKVVYGTGIEHMDFEGRNIRVDFDDVSVMSLYLPSGTNSERLSHKFMYMDDFQAYISKLKMEIPNLVICGDYNICHEAIDIHDPIRNKKTSGFLPEERSWLDDFLKEGFIDSFRYLNKEPDNYTWWTMRFPSARLNNKGWRIDYCLVSEPLRERITRALILPEAKHSDHCPIVVEIE; from the coding sequence ATGAAAATTATATCCTATAACGTGAACGGTATACGCGCCGCAATCTCTAAAGGGTTCATTGATTGGTTACAACAAGCAAATCCAGACGTTATTTGCTTACAAGAAATTAAGGCAACGCCAGAGCAAGTCCCATTAGAAGATTTTGTTGCTGCAGGTTATGCATACAATTATTGGTTTCCTGCTACCAAAAAAGGGTACAGTGGTGTTGCTATTTTGTCAAAAACAGAACCTAAGAAAGTTGTTTATGGCACAGGAATTGAGCACATGGACTTTGAAGGTCGTAATATAAGAGTAGATTTTGATGATGTATCGGTGATGAGTTTGTATTTACCATCGGGAACAAATAGTGAGCGTTTAAGTCATAAGTTTATGTATATGGATGATTTTCAGGCTTATATTTCGAAACTGAAAATGGAGATTCCGAATCTGGTGATTTGCGGAGATTATAATATTTGTCATGAAGCAATTGACATTCATGATCCTATTCGAAATAAAAAAACATCAGGATTTTTACCCGAAGAACGTTCGTGGTTGGATGATTTCTTGAAGGAAGGTTTTATTGATAGCTTTAGGTATTTAAACAAAGAACCTGATAATTATACTTGGTGGACAATGCGTTTTCCATCGGCTAGATTGAATAATAAAGGATGGCGTATTGATTATTGTTTGGTAAGTGAGCCATTGCGTGAGCGTATTACCCGAGCGTTGATTTTGCCCGAAGCCAAACATTCTGATCACTGTCCAATTGTAGTTGAAATAGAATAA
- a CDS encoding GNAT family N-acyltransferase, whose protein sequence is MGLVTAKEVAKAINIEKYGILGTFSGWLLMKILKISTLNKVYNRNKHLKDIDFLNGIVDDLQIKFEIPEEDLKRLPKDGAYITISNHPLGGIDGMLLLKLMLEKEPNFKIIANFLLHRIEPMKKYIMPVNPFENHKDAKSSVVGIKETLRHLSDGKPLGIFPAGEVSSYKDGQLIVDKPWEEGAIKVIRKAQVPVVPIYFHAKNSRLFYLLSKISGTLRTAKLPSEVFSQRNRVIKVRIGKPISVNEQNEHKSIEAYSEFLRKKTYMLANPFEKEQKLIPTPSLKLPKSPKQIVTAANSDTIISEVKALRDTDCRLLQSKNYEVFFADAKEIPTILHEIGRLREITFREVGEGTNESIDLDKFDKYYHHLFLWDEDAKKIAGAYRMGLGSEIFPKHGIEGFYLNELFRFEPELHDMMAKTIEMGRAFIIKEYQQKPMPLFLLWKGIIHTTLRFPEHKYLMGGVSISNQFSDFSKSLMIQFMRSNYYDPYIAQYIHPKKAYKVKLKDADKDFIFNETEADLNKFDKIIDELEPGILRLPVLIKKYIKQNARVVAFNVDPLFNNAIDGLMYIRVEDIPESTMKPVMEEFQAELERKLNEKGEHEHDSEL, encoded by the coding sequence ATGGGTTTAGTTACTGCCAAAGAAGTTGCGAAAGCTATCAATATTGAAAAATACGGAATTTTAGGAACTTTTTCAGGTTGGCTATTAATGAAAATTTTAAAGATTTCAACCTTAAACAAAGTATACAACAGAAACAAGCATTTAAAGGACATAGATTTCTTAAACGGTATTGTTGATGATCTACAAATTAAGTTCGAAATTCCAGAAGAAGATTTAAAAAGACTACCAAAAGACGGCGCTTATATTACCATTTCAAACCACCCTCTTGGCGGAATTGATGGTATGTTGTTATTGAAATTAATGCTTGAAAAAGAACCAAATTTCAAGATTATTGCCAATTTTCTTTTGCACCGCATTGAACCGATGAAAAAGTACATCATGCCCGTAAATCCTTTTGAAAATCATAAGGATGCAAAATCGAGCGTGGTTGGAATTAAAGAGACGCTTCGTCATTTAAGCGACGGAAAACCTTTGGGGATTTTTCCTGCGGGAGAAGTATCAAGTTACAAAGACGGACAACTTATTGTTGACAAACCTTGGGAAGAAGGCGCTATAAAAGTCATCAGAAAAGCACAAGTACCTGTTGTACCTATCTATTTTCATGCTAAAAATAGCCGATTATTTTATTTATTATCGAAAATTAGCGGTACCCTTCGCACTGCCAAATTACCGTCGGAGGTTTTTAGCCAACGAAATAGAGTTATAAAAGTTCGAATAGGAAAACCAATCTCTGTAAACGAGCAAAACGAACACAAATCAATCGAAGCGTATTCTGAATTCTTGCGAAAGAAAACATATATGCTTGCGAACCCTTTCGAAAAAGAACAAAAATTAATTCCAACTCCTAGCCTTAAGTTACCTAAGAGTCCTAAGCAAATCGTAACTGCTGCAAACTCTGACACAATAATTAGTGAGGTAAAAGCCTTGAGAGATACCGATTGTCGTTTGCTACAAAGCAAAAACTACGAGGTATTTTTTGCAGATGCGAAAGAAATTCCAACTATTCTACACGAAATTGGTCGTTTGCGCGAAATCACCTTTAGAGAAGTAGGTGAAGGGACCAATGAATCTATTGATTTGGACAAATTTGACAAATATTACCACCACTTATTTCTTTGGGATGAAGATGCTAAAAAAATTGCCGGTGCTTATCGAATGGGTTTGGGTTCTGAGATATTCCCAAAACATGGAATTGAAGGATTCTATTTGAATGAATTATTCCGTTTTGAACCAGAATTGCACGATATGATGGCCAAAACTATCGAAATGGGTCGTGCCTTCATCATTAAAGAGTACCAACAAAAACCAATGCCTTTGTTTTTACTTTGGAAAGGAATTATACATACTACGCTACGTTTCCCTGAGCATAAATATTTGATGGGTGGTGTGAGTATTAGCAACCAATTTTCTGATTTCTCAAAATCGTTGATGATTCAGTTTATGAGATCCAACTATTACGATCCATATATTGCTCAATATATTCATCCAAAGAAAGCATACAAGGTAAAACTTAAAGATGCTGATAAGGATTTCATCTTTAACGAAACCGAAGCCGATCTAAATAAATTTGACAAAATAATTGACGAATTGGAGCCAGGAATCCTACGATTACCTGTATTGATCAAAAAGTACATTAAACAAAATGCAAGAGTTGTTGCCTTTAATGTCGATCCATTGTTCAACAATGCTATTGATGGCTTGATGTACATACGAGTAGAAGATATTCCAGAGAGCACCATGAAACCCGTTATGGAAGAATTTCAAGCAGAATTGGAAAGAAAACTAAACGAAAAAGGAGAACATGAACATGACTCTGAACTTTAA
- a CDS encoding 2-hydroxyacid dehydrogenase has product MNTIKILHIDSNNPIMMEQLQAAGFINHEDFSSSKEEIEAKIQDYQGIVIRSRFKIDKAFLDKATQLQFIARVGAGLESIDCDYATTKNITLIAAPEGNRNAVAEHTLGMILSLFNNLNQADREIRSGQWNRESNRGHELDGKTVGIIGYGNMGKSFAKKLRGFDVDVLCYDIVDGVGDENCKQVSLDELQQKAEVLSLHLPWTPDTDGMVNKAFIDGFAKPFWIMNTSRGKNIVTSDLVVAMKSNRVLGAGLDVLEYEKLSFETLFQENDTPEAFQYLLDAPNVILSPHVAGWTFESHERLAQVIVDKIKAKYAN; this is encoded by the coding sequence ATGAATACTATTAAAATACTCCATATCGATAGCAATAATCCCATCATGATGGAGCAATTGCAAGCTGCTGGTTTTATAAATCATGAGGATTTTTCGTCTTCGAAAGAAGAAATTGAAGCAAAAATTCAGGATTATCAAGGGATCGTCATTCGTAGTCGCTTTAAAATTGATAAAGCTTTTTTGGATAAAGCAACTCAGTTACAGTTTATTGCTCGTGTGGGAGCGGGCCTAGAAAGTATTGATTGTGATTATGCCACAACAAAAAACATAACACTCATTGCGGCACCCGAAGGCAATCGGAATGCTGTTGCAGAACATACTTTAGGGATGATTTTATCATTGTTTAATAATCTTAACCAAGCAGATCGCGAAATACGTTCTGGCCAATGGAACCGTGAGAGTAATCGTGGTCATGAACTTGATGGTAAAACTGTTGGGATCATAGGTTATGGAAATATGGGGAAATCGTTTGCCAAAAAACTAAGAGGTTTTGATGTTGATGTTCTTTGTTATGATATTGTTGATGGCGTAGGTGACGAAAATTGCAAGCAAGTTTCATTGGACGAATTACAACAAAAAGCTGAGGTGTTGAGCTTGCACCTTCCATGGACGCCTGATACAGACGGTATGGTAAACAAGGCGTTTATTGATGGTTTTGCCAAACCATTTTGGATCATGAATACATCAAGGGGTAAAAATATAGTTACGTCAGATTTGGTGGTTGCCATGAAGTCAAATAGAGTGCTAGGAGCAGGGCTTGATGTTTTGGAATACGAAAAGCTATCTTTTGAAACTCTTTTTCAAGAAAACGATACGCCCGAGGCTTTCCAATATTTGTTAGACGCTCCTAACGTTATTCTTTCACCGCACGTAGCAGGTTGGACATTCGAGAGTCACGAACGTTTGGCGCAAGTAATTGTAGATAAAATCAAGGCGAAATACGCAAATTAA
- the proC gene encoding pyrroline-5-carboxylate reductase — MKIHIIGGGNLGVSVAVGIAKFTEGNQVTVTRRSVANIKHLEELGITVSSDNKHNIQEADVILLTIKPYQVDLVLAEILPAISNKIIASAVSGLSIEKLQNKIGPLNHAIRVMPNIAAQFGESATCITFQDDKATYGKEVVALFEGLGTAPVIDEKLMDAATVLAASGTAFALRYMRASMQAGIEIGFDWKTSLAISAQTVKGAAEMLMQEQVHPEQLIDRVTTPQGCTIAGLSEMESHGFSSSLIRGIKSALKQIKGK, encoded by the coding sequence ATGAAAATACATATTATTGGAGGAGGAAACCTAGGCGTTTCTGTAGCAGTAGGAATTGCGAAATTTACTGAAGGAAATCAGGTTACCGTTACACGACGCTCTGTTGCCAATATCAAACATTTGGAGGAATTAGGAATCACAGTTTCTTCGGACAATAAACACAATATCCAGGAAGCAGATGTGATACTATTAACCATTAAGCCCTATCAAGTGGATTTGGTTTTGGCCGAAATTTTACCAGCAATTTCAAACAAAATCATTGCTTCGGCAGTAAGCGGATTGTCAATTGAAAAATTACAAAACAAAATTGGACCTTTGAATCATGCCATTCGTGTAATGCCAAATATTGCAGCACAATTTGGAGAATCAGCAACTTGTATCACTTTTCAAGACGATAAAGCAACTTATGGTAAAGAAGTCGTTGCCTTGTTTGAAGGATTAGGAACTGCTCCTGTAATTGACGAAAAATTAATGGATGCTGCTACCGTTTTAGCTGCTTCGGGTACAGCTTTTGCCTTGCGTTATATGCGTGCATCAATGCAGGCAGGAATCGAAATCGGTTTTGATTGGAAAACTTCTTTGGCTATCTCTGCACAAACCGTAAAAGGAGCCGCTGAGATGCTTATGCAAGAGCAAGTACACCCAGAGCAATTGATTGACAGAGTAACTACACCACAAGGTTGTACCATTGCTGGTTTAAGCGAAATGGAATCACATGGTTTTAGTTCCTCGTTAATTCGCGGAATCAAATCGGCTTTGAAACAAATCAAAGGAAAATAA
- the mgtE gene encoding magnesium transporter codes for MEFKISKELILELEKHIVDKNDRELEFLLNDMHHADIAEILDELDFDEATYIFKVLDSEKTAEILLELEDDLRENILSRLSAKEIAEELDELDTDDAADIIAELSQAKKEEVISELDDIEHAKDIIDLLRYDEDTAGGLMGKELVKVNENWNVLTCVKEMRAQAENVSRVHSIYVVDDENRLKGRLSLKDLLVTSTRAQISEIYINNVTSVSVDAEDVEVARIMQKYDLEAIPVVDAMGRLVGRITIDDIIDVIRDEADKDYQLAAGISKDVEADDSIIELTKARLPWLVLALLGGFITVRVLGLFEGAMLQHGKLFFFTPLIAAMAGNVGVQSSAIIVQGLANDTLSGSLFKRLIKEISLSLLNGGILAVILFLGSYFLLGEPMVIGFVVCCALMSVIVIASLIGTFVPLLLDKFGVDPALATGPFITTSNDICGILIYFSIARLILGF; via the coding sequence ATGGAGTTCAAAATCAGTAAAGAGTTAATACTCGAACTAGAGAAACATATTGTAGATAAAAACGACAGAGAACTAGAGTTTTTGTTGAATGACATGCACCATGCCGATATAGCCGAAATATTAGACGAACTTGATTTTGACGAAGCAACCTATATCTTTAAGGTATTAGATTCAGAGAAAACAGCCGAAATTCTTCTGGAACTAGAAGATGATTTGCGTGAAAATATCTTGAGCAGATTATCGGCCAAAGAGATTGCCGAAGAGTTGGACGAGTTGGATACCGATGATGCGGCAGATATTATCGCTGAGTTATCTCAAGCCAAAAAAGAAGAGGTAATCTCTGAATTGGATGATATTGAGCATGCCAAAGATATCATTGACCTGCTTCGATACGATGAAGATACCGCTGGTGGACTCATGGGGAAAGAGCTTGTCAAGGTAAACGAGAATTGGAACGTACTGACTTGTGTTAAAGAAATGCGTGCCCAAGCCGAAAATGTTTCTCGCGTGCACTCCATATACGTAGTCGATGACGAAAATCGTTTGAAAGGCCGTTTGTCACTCAAAGATTTATTAGTGACTTCTACAAGAGCGCAAATTTCAGAAATATATATCAACAATGTAACCTCTGTGAGCGTAGATGCCGAAGATGTTGAAGTGGCGCGTATCATGCAAAAGTACGATCTAGAAGCTATTCCGGTTGTTGATGCCATGGGTCGATTGGTAGGTCGAATTACCATTGATGATATTATTGATGTAATTAGAGACGAAGCCGACAAGGATTACCAACTTGCTGCGGGTATCTCCAAAGATGTTGAGGCAGATGATAGTATTATTGAATTAACCAAGGCGCGTTTGCCATGGTTGGTACTAGCGCTTTTGGGTGGTTTTATTACCGTAAGAGTTCTAGGCCTTTTTGAAGGAGCTATGTTGCAACACGGAAAATTATTTTTCTTTACACCACTTATAGCCGCAATGGCCGGAAATGTAGGCGTACAATCGTCTGCCATTATTGTACAGGGTTTGGCAAACGATACCTTGAGTGGTTCGTTGTTTAAAAGGTTGATTAAAGAAATTTCGTTAAGTTTATTAAACGGAGGTATTCTGGCCGTTATCCTATTTTTAGGTAGTTATTTTCTACTTGGAGAGCCTATGGTTATTGGCTTTGTGGTATGTTGTGCCTTAATGTCTGTGATTGTGATTGCCTCTTTAATAGGAACATTTGTGCCTTTACTATTGGACAAGTTTGGGGTTGATCCCGCTCTAGCAACAGGACCATTTATCACTACTAGTAACGATATTTGCGGAATATTGATTTACTTCTCTATTGCAAGATTGATTTTAGGATTTTAA
- the rsmA gene encoding 16S rRNA (adenine(1518)-N(6)/adenine(1519)-N(6))-dimethyltransferase RsmA: MEKVKAKKHLGQHFLKDESIAKDIADTLCLEGYDDVLEIGPGMGVLTKYLLDKPVTTYVVEIDTESVEYLDANYPKLKDKIISKDFLRYDVNEIFAGKQFAIVGNFPYNISTQIVFRMLEFKEQVPEFSGMFQKEVAERICEKKGTKAYGILSVLVQAFYDAEYLFTVEPEVFNPTPKVKSGVLRLRRKADYSLPCAQKLFFTVVKTAFQQRRKTLRNSLKTLNLSDSLREDMVFNLRPEQLSVADFIELTQKIEADGVQNQ, encoded by the coding sequence ATGGAAAAAGTAAAAGCAAAAAAACATCTCGGACAGCATTTCTTAAAAGATGAAAGTATTGCCAAAGATATCGCAGACACCTTATGTTTAGAGGGGTATGATGATGTATTGGAAATAGGCCCAGGAATGGGTGTGTTGACCAAATATTTATTAGACAAGCCAGTGACGACTTATGTGGTCGAAATTGATACAGAGTCAGTGGAATATTTGGATGCTAATTATCCGAAATTGAAAGATAAAATTATCTCTAAAGATTTTTTGAGATATGATGTCAATGAAATTTTTGCTGGAAAACAATTCGCTATCGTTGGAAATTTCCCTTATAATATTTCGACTCAAATTGTTTTTCGAATGCTAGAATTCAAAGAACAAGTACCAGAGTTTTCGGGAATGTTTCAAAAAGAAGTAGCTGAGCGCATTTGCGAAAAGAAAGGAACAAAGGCCTATGGTATTTTGTCAGTGCTAGTGCAGGCTTTTTACGATGCAGAATATTTGTTTACTGTAGAGCCCGAAGTTTTTAATCCAACGCCAAAAGTGAAATCGGGTGTGCTGCGTTTGCGTAGAAAAGCAGATTATAGTTTGCCTTGTGCTCAAAAATTGTTTTTTACAGTGGTAAAAACAGCCTTTCAACAACGACGAAAGACGTTGCGAAACAGTTTGAAAACCTTAAATTTGTCTGACAGCTTGCGCGAAGACATGGTTTTTAACCTAAGACCCGAACAATTGAGCGTAGCAGATTTTATAGAATTAACACAAAAAATTGAAGCCGATGGAGTTCAAAATCAGTAA
- a CDS encoding DUF4286 family protein — MIIYNVTTNIHESVHDQWMIWMQHKHIPEMIATGKFVSARLVRVLVEEEMGGVTYSVQYTTDSKETLDKYYQENAGTFQAEGQKLFGEKMLIFRTELEVISEH, encoded by the coding sequence ATGATCATATACAATGTTACCACAAATATACACGAGAGCGTTCACGACCAATGGATGATATGGATGCAACACAAACACATTCCTGAAATGATTGCGACGGGCAAATTTGTTTCGGCAAGATTAGTGCGTGTTTTAGTCGAAGAAGAAATGGGCGGTGTAACATACTCTGTTCAATACACTACAGACAGTAAAGAGACTTTGGATAAATATTACCAAGAAAATGCAGGAACGTTTCAAGCTGAAGGGCAAAAATTGTTTGGAGAAAAAATGCTCATTTTCCGTACCGAATTAGAAGTGATATCAGAACATTAA
- a CDS encoding tetratricopeptide repeat protein, giving the protein MKKLLLLIALLFSLCSVAQNEQLAQYYYDKGDFEKAKISYQELLESVPQNLQYFVRTVDCLQQLQQFDVAEKAIAIQLNKYRQASVLVEMGYNYQLQKNESKAKAFYDQALDRINQNPYEVYGVAATFEKKVLLDYALKAYEAAEIKMPNLTFNYQKGLLYGQMGNMEKMVDTFLEEAYVNPQNEVLIQNQMSRYMTGEGESTFSDLLRKALIVRVQKNQDVFWNQYLSWFYMQQKEFSKSFIQEKAIYKRNPISLSNIVNLAQTCIEEEDNDTAINALQFVLENAKDRDLLLQANLYLMKMKIDKALPKDYPMIQTELEALLKEYEIGPFSLSLQLMQAHFTAFNLNKPEAARAIIKKAMDLPLNDYQKADAKMELADILLFEQKFNQALLYYSQIELDLKNDVLAHEASLKAAKTSYFKADFTWALKQFKELKSASTQLIANDALEYFLLINDNTVADSTQTALKEFAKGDYLLYQNRNEEAIAQFQLVLKNFKGNEIESVALLRLGKIQEKLGNFPLALSEYQTIIDKHSDGIYIDEALYFSAEIYNKKLKEPERAKPLYEKVLFDHQDSIYFVEARKSFRILRGDTNILP; this is encoded by the coding sequence ATGAAAAAGCTATTGCTACTTATTGCCCTATTATTCTCGTTGTGTAGTGTTGCACAAAACGAACAATTAGCGCAATATTACTACGACAAGGGCGATTTCGAAAAAGCAAAAATTAGTTACCAAGAACTACTTGAATCGGTGCCGCAAAATTTACAGTATTTTGTTCGAACGGTAGATTGCCTGCAACAGTTACAACAATTTGATGTAGCCGAAAAAGCCATTGCGATTCAGTTAAATAAATACCGTCAAGCTAGTGTTTTGGTTGAAATGGGATACAATTACCAATTACAAAAAAACGAAAGCAAAGCAAAAGCATTCTACGATCAAGCTCTTGATCGAATAAATCAAAATCCCTACGAAGTGTATGGTGTTGCGGCAACTTTTGAAAAAAAAGTGTTACTTGATTACGCCCTAAAAGCATATGAAGCCGCCGAGATAAAAATGCCAAATCTTACCTTTAACTATCAAAAAGGGCTACTATATGGTCAGATGGGTAATATGGAGAAAATGGTAGACACTTTCTTAGAAGAAGCCTACGTGAACCCACAAAATGAAGTTTTGATTCAGAATCAAATGTCACGCTATATGACTGGCGAAGGAGAATCTACTTTCAGTGATTTGCTTCGAAAAGCATTGATTGTGCGGGTTCAAAAAAACCAAGATGTTTTTTGGAATCAATACTTAAGTTGGTTTTATATGCAACAAAAGGAATTTTCGAAATCATTCATCCAAGAAAAAGCAATCTACAAACGCAATCCTATCTCGTTGTCCAACATAGTTAATCTGGCACAAACGTGTATTGAAGAGGAGGATAATGATACAGCGATTAATGCGCTTCAATTCGTATTAGAAAATGCCAAAGATCGCGATTTACTTCTGCAAGCCAATTTGTATTTGATGAAAATGAAAATTGACAAAGCACTGCCCAAGGATTATCCTATGATTCAAACGGAGCTAGAAGCCTTGCTGAAAGAATATGAAATCGGGCCTTTTAGCTTATCTTTGCAGTTGATGCAGGCACATTTTACAGCTTTTAATTTAAATAAACCTGAAGCAGCAAGAGCAATTATCAAAAAAGCGATGGATTTGCCATTGAATGACTATCAAAAAGCGGATGCAAAAATGGAGCTGGCTGATATTTTATTATTCGAACAAAAATTTAATCAAGCATTATTGTATTATTCCCAAATCGAATTGGATTTAAAGAATGATGTCCTAGCGCACGAAGCTAGTTTGAAAGCTGCCAAAACTAGTTATTTTAAAGCTGATTTTACCTGGGCATTAAAACAATTCAAAGAGCTGAAATCGGCTAGTACGCAATTGATTGCCAATGATGCCTTAGAGTATTTTTTGCTTATTAACGATAATACCGTGGCAGATTCAACCCAAACAGCATTGAAGGAGTTTGCAAAAGGCGATTACTTATTGTATCAAAATAGAAATGAGGAGGCAATTGCACAATTTCAATTGGTTTTGAAGAATTTTAAAGGAAATGAAATAGAAAGTGTAGCTTTATTGCGATTGGGGAAAATTCAGGAAAAATTAGGAAATTTTCCACTGGCATTGAGCGAATATCAAACAATAATCGACAAACACAGCGACGGAATTTACATAGATGAAGCGTTGTATTTTTCGGCAGAAATTTATAATAAAAAATTAAAAGAGCCAGAAAGAGCAAAACCTTTGTATGAGAAAGTATTGTTTGATCACCAAGATAGTATCTATTTTGTAGAGGCCAGAAAAAGCTTTAGGATATTGAGGGGTGATACCAATATACTTCCGTAA